From the genome of Leishmania panamensis strain MHOM/PA/94/PSC-1 chromosome 4 sequence:
cagcgccgtcatcgcCTGGCAACCCCAGCGTACCGAGAGGAAGCGAGTACACACGTTGCCATCTGTGGGAAAAGGCACccctgttgctgccgctacgGGCGATAAGGGCGGTGCCCAGGAGAGGTAGTGGCGGAGAAGATTGGCTAAAGTCGCAGGAATGTCATGCGTATGCGGGCGGGCGCACGCGCGAGGGGttcgcagcggcggcgggcgcAGTGAGACAGCCGGTCGCCGTCCTTCGGTTGCCGACCCCAGCCGGTGGCCGATACACTGCCTCCACTTGGCGCTGACGTCATGGTGCAAGGCGCTATTTAGAGGATGAGCTCGTGTGCGAGGATTCCATGACAGCTCGGCTCtgcgctcctcgtcgtcatcagCACTTGCCGCTCtggagctgccgctgttACCATCCTCGACCGTGAGGCTGCTGAGACTGACCCCTGTTGACTGTGTATCTTCGCCAAACACCCCATCTTCGCTCGCCTGTTTGCGCCCGGAgtgcgcacacgcgaggCGTTGCTGTGGTGGCAAGGAGAATTCTGGCACTGATCCCGAGCGCGGCCGCCGACGATGCCAAGACGCACACTGCAGCAAGCCTCGATGCTTCTGTGGTAGGGcgacgtggcgctgctgttcaaGAGTCGCTTCTGGCGATGAGGCGCGAGTCGTGGCGCTCACAATGTCGACCTCCTCGATTGAATCCGTAGCGAGTGTGTGACGTGTAAGCGAGCCGGCATTGCCGCTCGCGCACTGCGGGCGACCGTTCAGAAGGTGCGCCACATTCTCTGACATCGGTGTGCATCTCAGTGCATGTGGCTGTGCGAGCGTTTCTCAGCTTCctacacacccccacacacctaATCGGAAAGCCATCACCAAGtcgcaagaagaagagtgagaggagCGTGCGGAGTGTAGGGTGATGTGATGACGGGGAAGacgaagcgagagagagggggatgaTGGGTGGGTAGGGAGGAATGAGATGAGAAGACATACAGgctgtggggggggggggcggggcgtTTGTTTGTGCTTAAGATGCTAGTgaaccccaccaccaccaccaccacccacgaACACTCAAACACATCCACTTGATGCggcttccccccctctctctccctcccaaCAGTCTCTCACAGAGAAGGGCGCTCATCAGCAGTAACGGGGTCGACGCAGATGGCCATCAAACTGTTGCCATTGTCGAGCGTGTTAATCGCAATCGCACTGCATCCTGCATGTGCGCTTTCTTTTCATATTCCCTCATGCATGttgtatatgtgtgtgtgtgtgtggacgaTTGCCtcctggcgcagcagaggctGCAGCGAGAAGAGCCACTCGCCAACGCAATGCGCCGTCGTGCGCACATGCTGTTCTACGTTTTGAAGAGaatgtgtgtggtggtgtaCAAGagccactgcagctgcacagatcgaagggggggggtggacgGGGAAAttgggaggggagaggcttGTGCATGTTTGCCACGCGCACCTCTGTCGCCACTGACATCAACGGCGATGCCCAGATGCATTCAGAGAAAGGCACCGACAAGCAGTGGTGATAAAGTGGTGGTGTCCGCTCGCCGACACGTAAGCCTCCACACGCCCCCTTCGAGCACCCAACCATCTCGCCTGTGCTACGCTACagcggccgcgccgcctctacatgcaccgtcaccaccatCGCTACCCCACCACGGTTGATGCGGACCGGCACAAGCATGCCTggcgccagctgctcctcgatgACACGGCGGAAGTCGCCGACGTTGTGTATGCGCACTCCGTTCAGTTCCTCGATGAAGTCGTTTGGCTGCACACCGGCGAGCACCGACGGGCCCGCCGCGTTCACTACGAGGACACCGTCCTCGTAGTGTGTCGGCACCCCATTGATCAGCACAGTGCTGGTCACCTCGAGTCCCAGGACTGGAATGGCACTGCCGTTGGGCGGCGAGGTGTACGGCGCCGCTAGGGGTGTCACCGCTACTGCCGCCGAGCTGGAGGCCTGTGACGGAGATGGGGAGGTTGCCAAGCACCGTGGGCGAGGGCTAACGATGCGAATCGCCGCTGAGCTGGGGCGGTAGGGGCTGTGGGCCAAGGAGGGCGATTGGGAGGATGAGGCGGTAAAGTACccatgctgctgcggcggttgtggtgccgccgctggcgggCTTGGAGGTACAGTATCAATGCCACCGCCCTGGAGGTGGCTCTCCTGTGCCTCCAGGGTCTGCAAGAACTCCGTAAGCTTCGTGCGCCAGTGCTGGAGACAGTGTAAGAACTGTGGTGCCAGCGTTCGCAGCGACCACGGCTGACTCGTCGGCATGTACAGGCTGGCGGACATGAGGATAAAGTCATTACGAATGGAGGAACCAACGCCCCCGCCGCACATCTCGCGTCCGAGCAGAGACGCCTCCAGCAGGAACTCGTACAGCTTCAGCCGACCCTCTGTCGTTGCCTGAACAACCGGCGGCAGTGACGCCAGCAAAGTGGAGTAGAGGTAGAGTCGCTCGGTCACGGTGTCGTACATCACGAGAAGCGTGTACTCACCGTCGATGCTGATGACGCAGGTGTCGCTCTCGTCAAACTGCAGCCCGTCGCGGAGGCCGAGGTCCTCGCCGAGGCGACGCAGATTTTCCTCAGCGTTTTCGCGCGCATCGTAGAAGCTCCCATccggcactgccgccactaCCGCAGGCCTTTGGACGGAGTGCGACAGCGGAGGCGATGATGACCCGCGGCTACGCACGAGGCCATCGGTAATGGTATCGAGAGCGCTCGCGGCCGATTTGCCGGTGTGTCCTTTGAGCGCCGTGGCGCTCACCTTCGAGTTGGGGGGATGGCACTGGACGCCAGGCCAGTGGTGGCTGCCCTCACCCACCAGCGCCTCATTCGTTGCCTCCCCatcgctctttcccttttcggtTAGTagaagcgccgccgcctcgcgctgcagcgccccCGGTGCCTCGATGCCCAGTTGGGCGTAGTAATTCAGTCGTTGCTGCACTGCCAGGCGGCGGTCCATGTCCAGAGCTCGCGCCTCACGAATGCGAGCGAGCCTCAGATGCTCTATATCGATCTCACGTGCCCGCAACTCCAGCTCCCGGGCCTTGGTTGTAGCCTCGAAGTTTTCCTGCTCCCGCTTGGCCCGCTCTCGCTCGGCGTTGAAGAAGGCCTgttgctgcgccagcagggcctttttcttttcattctcGAGCTTCAGCATCGCCACGGCGCGGGCGGCCTCCTGCTCGGCACGGAGTTGTTCCCGACGCTCCACTAGCTGTGTCGCGCGCTCACTCGCACGCGCCGCCTCTTGCGCCTGCAGCATGGCAAACCGCTCCCGCTCGCGTGCCGCCTCGGCCTCTTTCCCCTTGATGTGCTGTAGTTCTTCATCAGCGCTTTCGCGTTGCCTCTCaagctggcggcggcgaaggttTGCCTGGTCCATTTCCTCCTCGACGTGGTGCAgtgtgtgccgcagcacgtCATTCCGCACAACGGCGTCTTTGTGCAGCATTTCATCCTGCTGCTTGAGTGTCTGAAGCTCCAGCAGCCGGCGCTGATGCGACATCGGTGACGATATCGACAGCGAAGgcgacgcggcagcaccgggtgtggcagcgccgacagGCGATTGCGCACCCTTCGCACCTCCGTCGCCGCCATCTTCTTCGCTGTTGTACTTGTTCGGTGTATGTCGAGCCTccagagagagggtggcaCCGTTACCGATGCCGAGGCTGGAGCACAGGTCCTTGTCGCTGCTCAGCGGCACTCCGTTGAGGTGCAGCACCATTTTGTTCAGCGGAATGGGGCATGAGCTGACGGCGGCAAGGCACTGCTTCACCTTCCCAACTGTGAGGCGGCTGATCGGGGCACGCACGTTGAGTTTGTACCGCTTTCCCTCATCGGGGTAAATAATGTTCAGGTGCTCGCGGGGTTGCGACcgagcggctgcagcggcgttggCTGTGCTCATGAAACCCCGGGTGCTTGGCGAACTGGTCGGTGCACTGTCCTGTCAAGGGAGAAGGTTTCTCTGCGCGCTCGACACGCGCTTCGCAATTTTTGCTTAGGATTGAAGTTGCGCGCCAGTAGCGCTTGGTCAGCCACTCTGGTCAGCGTggcgcgcgaggcggcggtgaggctttcaacacacacccacacacgcacacagagagagaatgaaaaTACGAGAAGACGGAATGGAAGGGGCAGGGGCGGTGCACGGAGATGGGCGGGTGCGGGGGCAGATGCTGCGCGGGTGCTGCGTGTTGTGTTTCATACGTCTTGGGGATGTCGCACACACCGGTGGTCGACAGCCAACAaacgacagagaaagagagaacaacgaACGCACaagggtggagaggggggcgaagagcagcgcacacgccccACGCGCGCAGGATGCCGTCATCGCCAACAACGTGCGGGCATAAAGGGAGTAGACGGAAGAGACATCCCAAaagacgcacacatacacatctATAGTAAAgacacggcgctgcggtagGCACATTCTGAGGTGTGAAGCTCAGAGgggcctctcccccccccccacacacacgcctagcgaagagaaagacggaggagggggagggggaggggtgagtgAAGCGGCACAACACAACGAAGGAGGATGGCCGGCAGACAaacgcagtggcagcagcgcaggtgatgtgcccccctcctcccgcagTCTACATTTTTCGCCTTCGTTCTGCCGATTATACGCGGCCCGTGTGCCTAACACAAACGAGGAGAggacagaggagggagaggggcggggggagggagggggaggcatcGAGCGCGCCTGCGTGCACACAGTGACCAGGCAAACAGCGAGAAGCATCAAAGAAACCACAAATCAAGTACGTgccgagagaaggagagagagcgcgcgcgcttgAGGCGCATTGCTGAGTCTTCCGGTCTGCTCTGTCGTTTCTGCCGGCATAAGCGGGCAGCACCGCTCATCACCGTCCACCCCCCACGCctatatatgtatatatatatatatatcagACTCTGGAAGATTCAGCGTGGTAATGCTGACGACCGAGTCggctgcgctggagaagcgcgTCGGCGGGGAGACAGATCGCGCGTCCTCTGGCGGCAGTCCTTGCGGTGCCACGAACATCGTCGCCCTTGGCGCTGTCACCGAGATCGATGGTGATGGTCATGGTGCAGCAGGCTCCAACCTACCGCTGTTTTTACAGTCAGCAACGCCGACCACGCACAGTCCGTCTGGCCAATGCAGGGGCGCTACGGGGTCGGTTGCGCTGACATTCACAAGAGGCTCCTCGCAAAGGTGCTCGTGCTGCGGCCGAGGTGGTACTGCGGCAGGAGCTGTGACGTCGCTGACGGTGATGTCCACAACAGAGCCTACCGCAGCTCGCTCATCCGATGCACATATTGCCGCGGTACGGTGGAGGCTTCGGCCGATGCTTGATCCCCTGCTTGCCGCGAGGGTTGTGTCAAGTGTGTTGAAGACCATCAGGCGACGTCGACAGCGTGCCGGGGGCGACTTGGACAGCGATGGGTACTCTCCCCACTTGTTGCCGTCCCTGCCACAACCCCCTCGCATCGGTCACCCGGCAATGGAgctgctcgcgcagctgTAGCAGTAGTTGGTCGTGCTAGTGGGCGTGTCTGCGGTGGGTGAGGTGACCGATGGGGCGTACGAGGAGAACATCCCGAACCACACCACGCCTGCCGTCAGCGACGGATCCGTCTCCCCATAAGAAGACCGCCGACCCGATATACTCCCAGCAGTCACGATGTCACTGAggccggccgccgccgccgccgccgcctcggccgTCGGCGGCTTGACGGCACTCCTGCTATGACTGCTCACGCTTCCGAGTTGGGCTCGGCGGAAGCGCGGCTGCTGGTGGTACGACACACCAAGGCTACTGTACGACTCCCTTGTTGCATAGTCTGAGGTCGGCGCCTGCCTgccgcacgcagcagctaCCGAAGACGACAAATTCGTGGAGGGGATGTCGGtgatgctgatgctgctgagGATCGTGGCGTTTGTCGCCGTGGCACCGCCGAAGAGCTGCGCCGACGCCGATGATTGTGTGGACGCGCGAGTCGCGACCGAGGAGAGCTGAAGCAGAGGCGGTAGCGGCACGCAAGAGTGGCCTTTTGAAGCCTTTTCGTCAGCTACCTGTGTAGGTTTCTGCACGTCGGCAAGGGCGAAGCGCTTGCCCGCTGAGGTGTCAATGCCCCGCGGAGATGACTGCGCCAGCGAGGCAGGGAAGGCGATGACGGAGGTGGACAAGGCTGGCGGATGAACACGTTGGCGCAGCACTCCAGGGACCTCGTAAAGATGATCAGCGAGTGCTCTGCCGGTGTTACCGCTTGTCGTTGGGAGTGGTGAGCTGTCGGATGCCGGCAGTACGCGAGGCACGGAGTCCGGCTGTGAGCATGACCGGATGGCGAGAAACCGAAAGACGACCGGCAAGGTGAcgccgctgacggtggcAGTGCAGGGCACCGGCTGGTGCGAGCGTTGCAGTCTCATAAGGGAAGCGGTTGAGTCGCAGCGGGCGGtggaagcggcggcaccaccgccgctgctgatgccctGGTACACGCCTGTGATGGTACTGTCGCGACGCTGCAGTGCAGAGGTGCAGAGCTGCCGCAGTTCCCTTGTGCTTTGAGGGTTGACCGACGGTGCGGTCATGCGATGACTactgcagtggcgctgcttaGGCAGGGGTGCTGCAAGGAGCCTCGCTGTTTTCATCCCCGCTGTTAGTCTTGGCCGCACATGACcgttgccaccaccaccaccaccgacgcTGAAAGTcgtgccctcttcctcgtcctcctccgctaaGCCGCTCGAGGGGTCTGAGGGGGCGAGCTTGGTTAGCCCGTAGACCTgtgtgccaccgctgccgctactgtTGTGGCTATGGAGGAGAacgtcgctgtcgtctctATTTACTTCCAtcggcgccgttgccgccttGCAAGCCGCGGTCGAGTCGAGATCCTGCGAGGGAAGTGCGAACGACTGCCGTGGGGGGGTTGTCTGAGCAACACTTCGTACTGAGTTCACGGAGGAGGTCGACACCAGCGGTGAGAGCCCCGGTTGGGGAtcctggcgcagctgctcttgtggctggtgctgccgctgtctcTGTAGAAATCCTAGGAGGCCTGGCGGCACATCTGCATCGTTCGCTGCTCTCTGCACGAACTCCTCGACGGTGTTGTCCAAGTCGTGCCGCGACGAGGCGAACAGGCGACGTCGATAATGGTCAGGACAGCTCAGCGATGAGAGGGCGGCGCGCCCCGGCGAGGGTGCCTCaacggccgccaccgctgacgcAGGAGCAGGTTCACTTGTGCCATGGATGGCGAGGCTCGCAGTTGTCTTGTCGGCTGGGTCTTCACCTCTCGGGGACGACAACGGCGTCATGTATTGTGTGCCGTGGTGTGCGTGATCGTTGATGTGATCACCACTGTCAGGCCTCGCAAGGCTGTTGTGAATGGGAGCGTTGTTTAAaagctgttgctgctcgtCGACGGTCATGTGGAAGTCCGCCATAGGAGCGGTCGCTGACGCGTGCGAGCccatgcgcgcgcgcgtggctTGCCGGTGATCTGTGACTGGCCCAATGGTGCTCTTAGCGCATTGcctccggctgctgctgcaacggtggtggcgccaaGAGGgctggggtggggggtcTGCCTCAATCTTGGCGGCAAGCAGCAACTGATGCAGCGACCGCGGTAGAGGTGCCGGTGGCGAGGGGCGGTGGCCGCGATCGTGTAGCCTCTGGCAAAGATGAACGAGAACAACTTGCCCGTGGTGTGCAAGTGCGCGGTGGATTTGATCCGACGACGACactgggagaggaggtgctgctgctgctgcgggagtTTctcagggggggggtaggggtGATGGGCTGTGGTGCGCGAGACAGCGTTTGCGAACCGATTTCGCGACGAAGCTGCACGAAGGTTGctcactaccaccaccactacgcCAACCCGCACGGAGAGAAGTCGCGGTGATGCCGAGGTGGACAGCGGGTCAGCTGTTGAGGCTCGAATAGGTGAGGAGGAAATCCAAGTCGTGTAAGGGATTGCCGACGTGCCGACACACCATCAGCcgcaacagagagaggaagggagggagaatgAGGAAAGGCGAAGGGGGAGTGAAATGCGTACGTGTGTTTCGCAGTACCACGCCTTTTCCCCAGCTGCAGTTGTGCGTGCTAGGTGAAGTTAAGGGCAATagcgagaaggggggagggggagtgggtTGAGagcgaagacgaggaggaggaggggggagggggcagcgacCAACACGACGACAACAAGAGTAGACAggcaaagcaaaagagagcaacaCTCGCCATGCACTGATGGCGTGTATgggtgatgtgtgtgtgtgtgccgtgtgtgtgtagtggTGTGTCCGGTGTGTGAACAAGGCCGaggggcagcagaggaggtaAGAGGAGCGCAAGGGGGAAGGGACGCAGAAGACGGCTCGGGAGCGAGGAAAGATGacggtggtagtggtgaCCGTTTCTTGTTGGGCACGTGACACATGCTCGGAGAGTCCACTCATGAGTGCATCAGCAAGATGCTTGCTCACATAACCTGCTTGCTAGGGAAAGACGTCATCTTGTTCTTCGTACTTGCCTTCCGCGCgctgcacgcacatgcgcacacacccaccgtGTGCCATCAGAGGACCAACGCATTGCACAACAGGTTGGCATCGGCAGCCGGGAGGGCCTTCATGGGTACCGCCGCGATTgccggcgctgtcgccgccagcgtcgcaCCATCGTTCGCGTCTTCCTTgtagccgctgctgctggctgctCCGCCGAGGGCGGTATCGTGCTTGGCCAAGACGGgctgcagcacggcagccTCCGGCGGCGGCCACAGGACGGTCTCCGACATGCGGGCATCCACGAGCTCGATGGCGTCACGCGAGATATTCAGCCACCCTGCCTGCCATGGCAGGAGCGTCAGAGAAAAGGCTAAGCTGCTTGCAGGGCCTAGAAGACCGAGCGGGCGCACGGTCGGTCCTGTGTAGAGCCACTGCGGCGCTAGACGCTCTACGCGAACTTTAACCGCCACGTCGTAGCGCTGCACGTTGCTGTGGTTGAGCACAGTGAAGTGTGCCGTGACTGGCGACCcagcgaggagaggcgcagagggtgCCCACTCGTAcggcaggtggtggtgacgatCAGCTGCCTCAGCGTCACCGACCTCCGCAGCTGTCGCCTTagacgacggtggtggtgtcgaaGGGTGGGCCGCTGATTCGGCGGTGACGTGTGTAacgagcagctccacctctgcctccgccaAGAGCTGCTCaacgcgcagcagtgcgctcTGCGCCGCTCCCGTTTCTCCATTCGCGCGGCACCACGCCCACTCGACGTGTCCGAGTGATGCGAGCCGAGGACTCAGCAGACGTGTcatgacgccgccgcggccgtgcACCACCGTAGGGtgtcgcagctcctccaggaGAATGCCAACCTTGAAGAGTAGCGAGTGCGTGTCGCCTGGCATGAGGAGGACCGGCGCGGGTGTATCCGATTTCCCTGCTCTGGCCGATGtagtgccgccgctgttttGCAGCCTCGCGCGTTCCACGCGGCCATCGCTTCCCACCACCTCACAGAAGACAGCCGCGCCGCGGTGATTGGTGAGGCTTGGCAGAACCCATTCAGAGGCGACGAGATGGAGCGGCACGCTGGACATGTTCTTTAGGCCAATGCTCAGCTGATAGTACGCGTACGCACGCGTGAACGTTGACGAGCGCAACTCGGACTCCCTGTAGTCGCCAGCGACGTCTGCTTGGGTGTCTGCCGTCCATATCGGCCGCACATATCGCAGACACCTCGGCTGCACTTCCATGATCGACTGCTCCGCCTTGAACGTGGTGTTCCACgtgagctgccgctgccgcccgctCGGGTCACAGTAGTCTACGGCCACCGACAGTGCGTAGGTGCTCGCCTCGCTCAGTGGTACAGCTGCAATAACTGTGTAGTTCGATTTGGGCTTCAGCGTCGCCACAGTGCGGCGCATTAAGGGCTGTCGCAGGGATGCCGACGGTTGCCCCACGCCTACATGAAAGTTCGCCTGCTTCAGGCTGTAGTCGGCGGCGTTGTGGAAGCACATGAGGGCGCGGAACACCTCCCTGGCCATCAGCACGCCCATCCTTCGCGGTAACGTCAGCACTGGCTGCATACACAAAGTCGTGGAGAAGCACAGGCTCACCGGCACCGTGACGGCCTCGCGGGCGGgcggcgactgcggcggtgaTGTCGTCGACGTTGATTGGAGGCGACGGCACGGTGACTGGCCGCGCCGCACGCGGCTCCACGGGTCACCGAGAATTGGGAAGAGG
Proteins encoded in this window:
- a CDS encoding hypothetical protein (TriTrypDB/GeneDB-style sysID: LpmP.04.0670), coding for MSTANAAAAARSQPREHLNIIYPDEGKRYKLNVRAPISRLTVGKVKQCLAAVSSCPIPLNKMVLHLNGVPLSSDKDLCSSLGIGNGATLSLEARHTPNKYNSEEDGGDGGAKGAQSPVGAATPGAAASPSLSISSPMSHQRRLLELQTLKQQDEMLHKDAVVRNDVLRHTLHHVEEEMDQANLRRRQLERQRESADEELQHIKGKEAEAARERERFAMLQAQEAARASERATQLVERREQLRAEQEAARAVAMLKLENEKKKALLAQQQAFFNAERERAKREQENFEATTKARELELRAREIDIEHLRLARIREARALDMDRRLAVQQRLNYYAQLGIEAPGALQREAAALLLTEKGKSDGEATNEALVGEGSHHWPGVQCHPPNSKVSATALKGHTGKSAASALDTITDGLVRSRGSSSPPLSHSVQRPAVVAAVPDGSFYDARENAEENLRRLGEDLGLRDGLQFDESDTCVISIDGEYTLLVMYDTVTERLYLYSTLLASLPPVVQATTEGRLKLYEFLLEASLLGREMCGGGVGSSIRNDFILMSASLYMPTSQPWSLRTLAPQFLHCLQHWRTKLTEFLQTLEAQESHLQGGGIDTVPPSPPAAAPQPPQQHGYFTASSSQSPSLAHSPYRPSSAAIRIVSPRPRCLATSPSPSQASSSAAVAVTPLAAPYTSPPNGSAIPVLGLEVTSTVLINGVPTHYEDGVLVVNAAGPSVLAGVQPNDFIEELNGVRIHNVGDFRRVIEEQLAPGMLVPVRINRGGVAMVVTVHVEAARPL
- a CDS encoding hypothetical protein (TriTrypDB/GeneDB-style sysID: LpmP.04.0680), which codes for MGSHASATAPMADFHMTVDEQQQLLNNAPIHNSLARPDSGDHINDHAHHGTQYMTPLSSPRGEDPADKTTASLAIHGTSEPAPASAVAAVEAPSPGRAALSSLSCPDHYRRRLFASSRHDLDNTVEEFVQRAANDADVPPGLLGFLQRQRQHQPQEQLRQDPQPGLSPLVSTSSVNSVRSVAQTTPPRQSFALPSQDLDSTAACKAATAPMEVNRDDSDVLLHSHNSSGSGGTQVYGLTKLAPSDPSSGLAEEDEEEGTTFSVGGGGGGNGHVRPRLTAGMKTARLLAAPLPKQRHCSSHRMTAPSVNPQSTRELRQLCTSALQRRDSTITGVYQGISSGGGAAASTARCDSTASLMRLQRSHQPVPCTATVSGVTLPVVFRFLAIRSCSQPDSVPRVLPASDSSPLPTTSGNTGRALADHLYEVPGVLRQRVHPPALSTSVIAFPASLAQSSPRGIDTSAGKRFALADVQKPTQVADEKASKGHSCVPLPPLLQLSSVATRASTQSSASAQLFGGATATNATILSSISITDIPSTNLSSSVAAACGRQAPTSDYATRESYSSLGVSYHQQPRFRRAQLGSVSSHSRSAVKPPTAEAAAAAAAGLSDIVTAGSISGRRSSYGETDPSLTAGVVWFGMFSSYAPSVTSPTADTPTSTTNYCYSCASSSIAG
- a CDS encoding hypothetical protein (TriTrypDB/GeneDB-style sysID: LpmP.04.0690) codes for the protein MQDANATGYVAGTVGPSASSAAQQNTASRATTANVVTAADGTVMLAAPLGLQSTVLSQPSFFPSLGEDFGDVTEEGDILFPILGDPWSRVRRGQSPCRRLQSTSTTSPPQSPPAREAVTVPVSLCFSTTLCMQPVLTLPRRMGVLMAREVFRALMCFHNAADYSLKQANFHVGVGQPSASLRQPLMRRTVATLKPKSNYTVIAAVPLSEASTYALSVAVDYCDPSGRQRQLTWNTTFKAEQSIMEVQPRCLRYVRPIWTADTQADVAGDYRESELRSSTFTRAYAYYQLSIGLKNMSSVPLHLVASEWVLPSLTNHRGAAVFCEVVGSDGRVERARLQNSGGTTSARAGKSDTPAPVLLMPGDTHSLLFKVGILLEELRHPTVVHGRGGVMTRLLSPRLASLGHVEWAWCRANGETGAAQSALLRVEQLLAEAEVELLVTHVTAESAAHPSTPPPSSKATAAEVGDAEAADRHHHLPYEWAPSAPLLAGSPVTAHFTVLNHSNVQRYDVAVKVRVERLAPQWLYTGPTVRPLGLLGPASSLAFSLTLLPWQAGWLNISRDAIELVDARMSETVLWPPPEAAVLQPVLAKHDTALGGAASSSGYKEDANDGATLAATAPAIAAVPMKALPAADANLLCNALVL